A genomic stretch from Flavobacterium nitratireducens includes:
- the hemN gene encoding oxygen-independent coproporphyrinogen III oxidase, with product MKNSLIQKYNVPGPRYTSYPTVPYWNETQFTYENWTNSFKKAFKESNTKEGISLYIHLPFCESLCTFCGCNKRITKNHEVESPYIQAVLKEWRLYCKLLDEKPIIKEIHLGGGTPTFFSTKNLEDLINGIFTYAIKAENHEFSFEGHPNNTTYAHLQKLYDLGFRRVSFGVQDYAEKVQKAIHREQPFHNVAKVSFWAKEIGYTSIGHDIIFGLPFQTIENVVDTIEKTKSLQPDRLAFYSYAHVPWIKGNGQRGFKDEDIPKDEEKRILYQVGKELLQKNGYHEIGMDHFALPTDSLYQSFKNGQLHRNFMGYSSSKTQLMIGLGVSSISDSWYSFAQNEKNLDDYYQLLERDKLPIFRGHQLTDEDLIIRKHILNLMCQFETTWNTTENYFPEIPEVLEQLREMENDGILIIKENGIQVTDKGKAYVRNICMAFDLHLKRKAPETALFSMTV from the coding sequence ATGAAAAATTCTTTGATTCAAAAATACAATGTACCTGGTCCTCGCTATACCAGCTACCCTACTGTTCCTTACTGGAATGAAACCCAATTTACTTATGAAAATTGGACCAACTCTTTCAAAAAAGCATTCAAAGAAAGTAATACCAAAGAAGGAATCAGCCTGTATATTCACCTTCCTTTTTGCGAAAGTCTATGCACCTTTTGCGGTTGTAACAAGCGAATTACAAAGAATCACGAAGTAGAATCACCTTATATTCAGGCGGTTTTAAAAGAATGGCGTTTGTACTGCAAACTGCTTGATGAAAAACCAATTATCAAAGAAATTCATTTAGGCGGCGGAACACCAACATTCTTTTCGACTAAAAATCTGGAAGATTTAATCAATGGTATTTTTACCTATGCAATTAAAGCCGAAAATCACGAATTCAGTTTTGAAGGACATCCTAATAACACCACCTATGCTCATTTGCAAAAACTTTACGATTTAGGCTTTAGAAGAGTGAGTTTTGGTGTACAGGATTATGCCGAAAAAGTACAAAAAGCCATCCACCGCGAACAGCCTTTCCATAATGTAGCCAAAGTAAGTTTTTGGGCCAAAGAAATTGGCTATACTTCCATAGGACACGATATTATTTTTGGTTTACCCTTCCAAACCATCGAAAACGTAGTGGATACCATCGAAAAAACCAAATCCCTACAACCCGATCGATTGGCTTTTTACAGCTATGCCCATGTGCCTTGGATAAAAGGAAATGGACAACGCGGTTTTAAAGACGAAGACATCCCAAAAGATGAAGAAAAACGAATTTTGTACCAAGTAGGCAAAGAATTATTGCAAAAAAACGGCTACCACGAAATAGGTATGGACCATTTTGCGCTGCCTACTGATAGCTTATACCAATCCTTCAAAAACGGACAATTACATCGTAACTTTATGGGCTATAGCTCGTCTAAAACACAATTAATGATTGGCCTAGGTGTATCATCTATTAGTGACAGCTGGTACAGTTTTGCTCAAAACGAGAAAAACCTCGACGATTACTACCAATTGTTAGAAAGGGACAAACTGCCTATTTTTAGAGGACATCAACTTACTGATGAAGACTTGATTATCCGAAAACACATTCTGAATTTGATGTGCCAGTTTGAAACTACTTGGAACACAACAGAAAACTACTTTCCTGAAATTCCGGAAGTACTAGAACAATTGCGCGAAATGGAAAACGACGGCATCCTCATCATCAAAGAAAACGGCATTCAGGTAACCGATAAAGGCAAAGCCTATGTTCGAAATATCTGTATGGCTTTTGACCTGCATTTAAAACGAAAAGCCCCTGAAACCGCCTTGTTTTCTATGACAGTATAA